Within Planctomycetaceae bacterium, the genomic segment GTCCCGCGCGTGCGTGTGGAGATCTCGCGACGTTGTCTGCGGAGCGGATGGGCGGCACACGGACGAGTCCCGCGCGTCAGCGTTTGGCGGCCAGCATCAGCACACCGGCCGCGACAAGTCCGACGCCCGTCCATTCGCGAAGGGACAGCCGTTCGCCCAGAAACACGAAGGCGAATACGGCAACCAGCACCAGACTGAGCTTGTCGACGGGAGCCACTCGCGACGCGTCGCCGATCTGAAGCGCGCGAAAGTAGCAGACCCAGGAGGCTCCCGTTGCCAATCCGGACAGACTCAGGAACACCCACGTCTTCCGCGGCAGCAGCAGCGGGTTGCTCCACTTCCCCGTGATCGCGACAAACAATCCCAGCACGGCGATGATAATCACCGTTCGCACCAGCGTGGCCATGTCGGAGTCGACATCCTGCAGGCCGACTTTCGCAAAGATCGCCGTCAGCGCGGCGAACACCGCGGACAGAAGTGCCCAGTAAAGCCACGCGGAGGAATTTGGCATGTTCGT encodes:
- a CDS encoding EamA family transporter — protein: MPNSSAWLYWALLSAVFAALTAIFAKVGLQDVDSDMATLVRTVIIIAVLGLFVAITGKWSNPLLLPRKTWVFLSLSGLATGASWVCYFRALQIGDASRVAPVDKLSLVLVAVFAFVFLGERLSLREWTGVGLVAAGVLMLAAKR